One Alicyclobacillus acidoterrestris DNA window includes the following coding sequences:
- a CDS encoding AAA family ATPase: protein MSESVITSTQSKIPGIIEQLAKKIVGHHDTLELVTAACLAGGHVLLQDVPGTGKTRLAASLASVFGLAFRRVQGTPDLLPADVVGATVFNPQDNQFTFHQGPIFTNVLLMDEINRATPRTQSALLEAMAEKQVSADGVTYPLPNPFFVIATANPLESQGVFPLPEAQLDRFLVQLNLGYTSAEDEFEMVRRVIFTDDAPLTQVLSQADVVQAQQEVKQIRVSDDVLQYIVRLCRETRNHDQVELGASPRSIVALTQYAQSLAYLSQRSFVTPDDVKRAFYPTMAHRLQLNIGWMGEGGIQRVLDDVIQSVPLPNERAEV, encoded by the coding sequence TTGAGTGAGTCAGTCATCACATCTACACAGTCAAAAATTCCTGGAATCATCGAACAGCTAGCTAAGAAAATTGTCGGCCACCACGACACACTCGAACTCGTGACAGCCGCTTGTCTGGCGGGTGGGCACGTTCTCCTGCAAGACGTCCCAGGCACCGGCAAAACACGCCTGGCAGCGAGTCTGGCATCCGTATTTGGACTTGCGTTCCGACGTGTGCAGGGCACACCAGACTTGTTGCCCGCCGACGTCGTCGGTGCAACCGTCTTCAACCCGCAGGATAACCAGTTCACCTTTCATCAGGGTCCAATTTTCACGAATGTTCTTCTGATGGACGAGATCAACCGTGCGACACCGCGTACACAGTCCGCTCTATTGGAAGCGATGGCGGAAAAACAAGTGTCTGCCGACGGCGTCACTTACCCCTTGCCAAATCCGTTTTTTGTGATCGCCACCGCCAATCCGCTCGAATCTCAAGGCGTATTTCCGCTACCGGAAGCGCAGCTTGACCGCTTTCTCGTTCAGCTAAACTTGGGTTACACCAGCGCAGAAGACGAGTTTGAAATGGTGCGGCGCGTCATTTTTACGGACGATGCCCCACTAACACAAGTGCTTTCGCAAGCGGATGTCGTCCAGGCCCAACAAGAAGTGAAACAAATTCGCGTGAGCGACGATGTCTTGCAGTACATTGTTCGGTTGTGCCGCGAGACGCGCAATCACGACCAAGTGGAGCTTGGCGCGAGTCCGCGGTCGATTGTGGCGCTAACACAGTACGCCCAATCCCTGGCGTATCTCAGCCAACGTTCGTTCGTCACGCCGGATGATGTCAAACGCGCGTTTTATCCAACCATGGCTCACCGCCTACAACTGAATATTGGCTGGATGGGGGAAGGCGGAATACAGCGCGTACTCGACGACGTTATCCAAAGCGTTCCACTTCCGAACGAGCGGGCTGAGGTGTAG
- the manA gene encoding mannose-6-phosphate isomerase, class I, with the protein MYPVKFAPVPMQRIWGGHGLKSMFGVKTDEPIGEYWVVSGHPNGMSVVSEGPLAGKSLNELTDLYPNAYLGKSPQPRFPLLIKFLEAEDDLSVQIHPDDTYAQAFEGDFGKTEAWYVLDAKPDGKVNYGHTFPNRETYEQAVREGRVKDYLSYRSVEKGDLVFVPARTLHALLAGTKVLEIQQTSDVTYRVYDWDRVDEHGVGRELHVNKAADVLDYEQSAPAVERVWIRNEDNFQHARLVECPYFTIESIVTDNPFALTHGHAGNPDVLIVVEGTGELRAVVDGQAQALSLKPGDAVLIPGTLEVYDVLPQSQMTIVRTYY; encoded by the coding sequence GTGTATCCGGTAAAGTTTGCACCAGTGCCGATGCAGCGAATTTGGGGTGGCCATGGCTTAAAATCGATGTTTGGCGTGAAGACAGATGAACCAATCGGCGAATACTGGGTGGTGTCTGGACACCCCAACGGTATGAGCGTGGTTTCGGAAGGACCGCTCGCGGGTAAATCACTGAATGAGCTGACAGACTTGTATCCGAATGCGTACTTAGGTAAATCACCACAACCGAGGTTTCCTCTCTTGATAAAATTTTTGGAAGCGGAAGATGACTTGTCTGTCCAAATCCATCCGGATGATACATACGCGCAGGCGTTTGAGGGGGACTTCGGAAAGACCGAGGCGTGGTACGTACTCGATGCCAAGCCCGACGGAAAAGTGAACTACGGGCACACCTTTCCCAATCGCGAGACTTACGAGCAAGCTGTGCGTGAGGGCCGGGTGAAAGACTACCTCTCCTATCGATCCGTCGAAAAAGGCGATCTGGTATTCGTCCCAGCGCGCACGCTGCATGCGCTGTTGGCGGGGACGAAAGTGCTGGAGATTCAACAGACGTCGGATGTGACCTACCGAGTATACGATTGGGACAGAGTGGATGAACATGGCGTCGGTAGGGAATTGCATGTCAACAAGGCTGCAGACGTCCTCGACTATGAACAGTCCGCTCCGGCAGTCGAGCGGGTGTGGATTCGCAATGAGGATAACTTCCAGCATGCGCGTTTAGTGGAGTGCCCATATTTTACGATTGAATCGATTGTCACGGACAATCCATTTGCACTCACACACGGTCATGCGGGCAATCCGGATGTGCTCATCGTCGTTGAAGGAACAGGGGAATTGCGCGCTGTGGTCGATGGCCAGGCGCAAGCGCTCTCACTGAAACCTGGGGATGCGGTGCTGATTCCGGGGACACTCGAAGTATATGATGTTTTGCCCCAGTCCCAGATGACCATCGTCCGCACCTATTATTAA
- a CDS encoding DUF4129 domain-containing protein gives MNHQATSISLSRPTGCTWTDLSKTAQTWTGILNGLAAFCFALTVSWNHQTWSADLLVPLVVCVFGGLVMAWSVAARSWRISLIFSTVTAIVLLIVGGIALHIPTGMAVATLFAGIASAALCLPHVLQGEVAAGCIINLRIFTGLAVANVLVEWFSQLSAQSTQSPSTVLFTVVISIGLLFGEVALARHVEAKSTGLAQKATLYTGAGIMTLAVLIAGLGPIVAGIAGLIIFGILAFVISPVISPLLQQLLRWLHGKSSTHHTTNQTQSIHNSATQHMPPAPATSSALHWIVWAILVALMLAVVLVYLLTRRQKEAASTDKQAQTPMETKTIVRRDKHIDSFLLERTDQPTRLAMQKRLKVWHQKGHTIGRAETVRELLARLPDTERTNADIELTQAYERARYGLWRQARPPGTYSDLDNGNTDKKD, from the coding sequence GTGAATCATCAGGCCACATCTATATCCCTATCGCGCCCTACTGGGTGCACATGGACGGATTTGAGTAAGACCGCCCAAACGTGGACAGGGATACTCAACGGCTTGGCCGCATTTTGCTTTGCGCTCACCGTTTCTTGGAATCACCAAACGTGGTCGGCTGATTTACTCGTGCCGCTCGTGGTCTGTGTGTTCGGGGGACTTGTCATGGCGTGGTCGGTCGCTGCGAGGTCATGGAGGATTTCACTCATCTTTTCCACCGTCACAGCGATTGTGTTGCTTATCGTCGGTGGAATCGCCCTTCACATCCCCACCGGTATGGCCGTCGCCACATTGTTCGCCGGCATTGCCAGCGCTGCACTCTGCCTGCCCCACGTACTGCAGGGAGAGGTCGCCGCGGGCTGTATCATCAACCTGCGAATCTTTACCGGTTTGGCAGTCGCGAACGTGCTGGTTGAATGGTTCAGTCAACTCTCGGCGCAAAGCACCCAGTCGCCAAGTACTGTTCTGTTCACCGTCGTGATATCGATTGGGCTATTGTTCGGGGAAGTCGCGTTGGCGCGCCACGTCGAAGCAAAATCAACCGGTCTGGCCCAAAAAGCCACATTGTACACCGGTGCTGGTATCATGACACTAGCCGTCCTTATAGCCGGCCTCGGTCCGATTGTCGCAGGAATTGCCGGACTGATCATTTTTGGGATACTCGCTTTTGTCATCTCACCGGTCATCTCGCCATTATTGCAACAACTGCTCAGATGGTTGCACGGCAAGAGTTCGACCCACCACACAACGAACCAAACGCAATCTATCCACAATTCGGCGACACAGCACATGCCACCCGCACCTGCAACGTCGTCGGCGCTGCATTGGATTGTCTGGGCGATTCTTGTGGCCCTCATGCTAGCCGTTGTACTCGTGTACCTGCTGACGCGACGCCAAAAAGAAGCTGCCTCAACAGACAAGCAGGCACAAACACCAATGGAGACAAAAACAATCGTCCGACGGGATAAACATATCGATTCGTTTTTACTGGAGCGCACCGACCAACCGACGCGGTTGGCGATGCAAAAACGACTCAAAGTGTGGCATCAAAAGGGGCACACCATCGGGCGCGCAGAAACGGTTCGGGAACTGCTGGCGCGGCTGCCCGACACAGAGCGAACGAACGCGGACATCGAACTGACGCAAGCCTACGAACGCGCACGCTATGGCCTGTGGAGACAAGCGCGTCCTCCGGGTACATACAGCGATTTGGACAACGGCAATACAGACAAAAAGGACTAG
- a CDS encoding DUF58 domain-containing protein — MLTVLWLVIVIAALIWIWPFWWSSVIQGKVDCIVEFPRHECDIQEAVPLTVTLVNRSWLPIPFAEVSIQLPPELSTKPDEPEQNLIFTTYVMMRRRVQITFTLYGASRGPATIRDIVVRMHEGIGIRNTFVYHQATEHIAVRPNPELSPSRTQTSANQGDSIVDRWLYPDETMFKGIRPYQPTAPARHIHWRASARFGNLVTKQFFSSTDVDVCLVLNAQMAFPHWAGTVREPFEELIGYLTDMALYLEKSGANLSFVTNAVITGRRGASALGHMKATSIRSLLGHAQAYVAEPLDAILNYLLTHRHALPQQILVFSAFETNAQKQQLEKLRRSGKHVVLIHPVNHPLRDTSADETTNEKRNQAAKNRATDVSEEVLS, encoded by the coding sequence ATGTTGACGGTCCTGTGGCTGGTTATCGTCATTGCCGCACTCATTTGGATTTGGCCTTTTTGGTGGTCCAGCGTCATCCAGGGCAAGGTCGATTGCATCGTGGAATTTCCGCGTCACGAGTGCGACATCCAGGAAGCCGTTCCACTAACTGTGACGCTCGTCAATCGCTCATGGCTGCCCATTCCGTTCGCAGAAGTGTCCATCCAACTGCCGCCAGAGCTATCGACAAAGCCGGATGAACCCGAACAAAACCTCATCTTCACGACATATGTCATGATGCGGCGACGCGTGCAAATTACATTCACCTTGTATGGCGCCAGTCGTGGTCCAGCCACCATCCGGGATATCGTTGTTCGCATGCATGAGGGAATTGGCATTCGCAACACCTTTGTCTATCATCAGGCTACCGAGCACATTGCCGTCCGCCCGAATCCGGAGCTGTCGCCGAGTCGCACACAAACTTCCGCGAATCAGGGTGACTCCATCGTGGACAGGTGGTTATATCCAGACGAGACGATGTTCAAAGGAATTCGTCCCTACCAACCGACCGCCCCGGCACGGCACATTCACTGGCGCGCCAGTGCCCGATTTGGAAATCTGGTAACCAAGCAGTTTTTTTCGTCGACCGACGTGGACGTTTGCCTCGTCCTGAACGCACAGATGGCTTTCCCGCACTGGGCGGGCACTGTCCGAGAGCCATTCGAAGAACTCATTGGCTATTTGACCGATATGGCGCTGTACCTGGAGAAGTCAGGAGCGAACCTGTCGTTTGTCACAAACGCCGTAATCACCGGACGCCGCGGCGCATCCGCGTTAGGGCATATGAAGGCAACGTCAATCCGCTCCCTCTTGGGACACGCGCAAGCGTACGTGGCAGAACCTTTGGATGCAATCTTGAATTATTTGCTCACCCACCGGCATGCACTGCCGCAACAAATTCTTGTCTTCAGCGCGTTTGAGACAAATGCGCAGAAACAACAACTCGAAAAGCTGCGCCGGTCAGGGAAGCACGTTGTGCTGATTCACCCTGTGAACCACCCGCTCCGTGACACAAGCGCAGACGAAACGACAAATGAAAAACGAAATCAAGCCGCAAAAAACCGAGCCACAGATGTCTCAGAGGAGGTGCTGTCGTGA
- the odhB gene encoding 2-oxoglutarate dehydrogenase complex dihydrolipoyllysine-residue succinyltransferase, translating into MAEVKVPTLGESIVEATIGQWLKNEGDAVESGETIVELETDKVNVEVIAEESGVLTSIAKQAGDTVAIGDTIAVIQAGSAPAASTAAPAPAAEAPKPEAPKAAAPSTTAGSAPAKAPVPPVASGVRATPSVRRAALEQGVDLTQVQSGRVELAHLQAAQQAAKPTPAAAQPAAQAAGTERPDEERVRMTRRRITIAKRLVEAQHTAAMLTTFNEVDMSAVMDVRKRRKDAFKDKHGVGLGFMSFFTKAVVGALKQFPRLNAEIQGDDMIIKHHYDIGIAVATEGGLVVPVVRGADRLTFADIEREIASLAARARDNKLGVEDLQGGTFTITNGGTFGSLMSTPILNAPQVGILGMHGIQQRPVAVNGQVEIRPMMYIALSYDHRIVDGSEAVRFLVAVKQMIEDPESLLIEG; encoded by the coding sequence GTGGCAGAGGTAAAGGTACCTACGTTAGGTGAGTCAATTGTTGAGGCGACGATTGGTCAGTGGTTGAAGAACGAGGGCGATGCAGTCGAATCCGGTGAGACCATTGTCGAACTCGAGACAGACAAGGTGAATGTAGAAGTCATCGCGGAAGAGTCCGGGGTGTTGACGAGTATCGCAAAGCAAGCCGGTGATACGGTAGCGATTGGGGATACCATCGCGGTGATTCAAGCAGGTAGTGCACCTGCAGCTTCGACGGCGGCCCCTGCGCCAGCTGCAGAAGCGCCGAAACCGGAGGCGCCTAAGGCGGCCGCACCATCCACCACTGCAGGTTCCGCGCCAGCGAAGGCACCGGTTCCACCCGTCGCGTCAGGCGTGCGTGCGACCCCATCTGTTCGCCGGGCCGCATTGGAACAGGGTGTTGATTTGACTCAGGTCCAGAGTGGCCGCGTCGAGTTGGCGCATCTACAGGCGGCACAGCAGGCAGCGAAGCCAACTCCAGCAGCCGCGCAACCGGCCGCACAGGCTGCTGGCACAGAGCGCCCGGACGAAGAGCGCGTTCGTATGACACGCCGTCGGATTACGATTGCAAAGCGCTTGGTTGAGGCACAACATACCGCCGCGATGCTGACGACCTTCAACGAGGTGGATATGAGCGCGGTAATGGACGTGCGTAAGCGCCGCAAGGATGCGTTTAAGGATAAGCACGGTGTGGGCCTCGGCTTTATGTCCTTCTTCACGAAGGCCGTTGTCGGTGCGCTCAAGCAGTTCCCGCGCCTGAATGCGGAAATTCAAGGCGACGACATGATTATCAAGCATCACTATGACATTGGTATCGCGGTCGCAACAGAGGGCGGACTTGTGGTACCGGTTGTCCGTGGGGCGGATCGTCTGACGTTTGCAGATATTGAGCGGGAGATTGCTTCCCTTGCTGCCCGCGCTCGCGACAACAAGCTGGGCGTGGAAGATCTGCAGGGCGGAACCTTTACCATTACTAACGGCGGCACCTTTGGCAGCTTGATGTCGACGCCGATATTGAACGCGCCACAGGTCGGTATTCTCGGTATGCATGGAATTCAACAACGACCGGTCGCCGTAAACGGACAGGTTGAGATTCGTCCGATGATGTACATCGCGTTGTCGTACGACCACCGGATTGTCGACGGTAGCGAAGCGGTTCGCTTCCTCGTGGCTGTTAAGCAGATGATTGAAGATCCGGAGTCCTTGCTCATCGAAGGGTAA
- a CDS encoding 2-hydroxyacid dehydrogenase, whose protein sequence is MHRVFSTRRLPEATVAYLKNHVELDIWDGTKRPTFEQLVERAQTADGIITSGISIDDALLSKLPNLKCVSTSSVGYDHFDTAAMRRHGVIGTHTPGVLDETVADLTFTLMLAAARRVVEMDAIVRQGKWHGKPENFYFGVDVHHRTLGIIGMGRIGEAVARRAALGFGMDVLYHNRTRKPEVEQRFGLEYTSFEDLLRRADFVVLLTPLTEETRGLMNQAAFDLMKSSAIFVNVSRGLTVDEDALYNALKNGSIRAAGLDVFREEPTPVSNPLLQLDNVVVLPHIGSATQTTRDDMAMLAAKNVVAVLEGRASDAKVISELRDLVKEC, encoded by the coding sequence ATGCACAGAGTGTTTTCGACGAGACGTTTGCCTGAGGCGACCGTGGCATATCTAAAGAACCACGTCGAGTTGGACATTTGGGACGGGACGAAACGTCCGACGTTTGAGCAGTTGGTGGAGCGGGCTCAGACGGCAGACGGGATCATTACTTCAGGGATTTCGATTGATGACGCGCTGTTGTCGAAGCTGCCGAATCTGAAGTGCGTGAGTACCAGTTCGGTTGGGTATGATCACTTCGATACAGCTGCAATGCGCCGCCACGGCGTCATTGGGACGCATACGCCCGGCGTGCTCGATGAGACGGTTGCGGATTTGACGTTCACGCTCATGTTGGCCGCCGCTCGACGAGTGGTTGAAATGGATGCCATTGTGCGGCAAGGCAAATGGCATGGGAAGCCGGAGAATTTCTACTTTGGCGTGGACGTTCACCATCGAACCCTTGGCATTATTGGCATGGGGCGCATTGGTGAAGCGGTAGCGCGCCGCGCCGCACTGGGGTTCGGCATGGATGTACTCTATCACAATCGGACCCGTAAACCGGAAGTCGAGCAGCGTTTCGGGTTGGAGTACACCTCATTTGAGGATTTGCTTCGGCGAGCTGATTTTGTCGTCTTACTGACGCCGCTCACGGAGGAGACGCGTGGGTTGATGAATCAGGCGGCATTCGACTTGATGAAGTCTTCAGCAATTTTTGTGAACGTGTCGCGAGGGCTTACGGTAGATGAAGATGCATTGTACAACGCGCTCAAAAATGGCAGTATTCGAGCGGCAGGCCTAGACGTGTTCCGCGAAGAGCCGACTCCGGTATCGAACCCACTGCTTCAACTCGACAATGTCGTCGTCTTGCCACATATCGGATCCGCCACGCAGACGACGCGCGACGACATGGCGATGCTGGCCGCAAAAAACGTCGTGGCTGTCTTGGAAGGCCGTGCGTCCGATGCGAAAGTCATTTCCGAATTACGTGATTTGGTCAAGGAGTGTTGA
- a CDS encoding DMT family transporter → MNGRVVKTRTRRPYLSVWLIALGAAMWGLDAVFIVALQRHMSSTQIVFLEHLLLALFSIPVLIWKRHELKRLNVGDWIAVLFIAWGGSALASILFAVGLQHGNANVVLVLQKLQPVFAVLLAASVLKERVSRGYWLLLIAALIGAYLLTFGFGPVTGIGAAGRMVGALCALGAAMLWGGSTAMGKRLVGKVSFSTVTALRFAAALPFLFVIVECERPDWASLGVALTLWPVIANLLFQTIVPSLLSLLIYYKGLNGVKASHATIAELAFPATGLLLNWLVLHQTITAGQWVGFAVIWLAVFQMSRLPKDKMRSSMGGSIQASL, encoded by the coding sequence TTGAATGGTCGTGTTGTGAAGACTCGTACGCGCAGACCGTACTTGAGTGTTTGGTTAATCGCGTTGGGGGCTGCGATGTGGGGCCTCGACGCCGTCTTTATCGTCGCGTTGCAGCGGCATATGTCGTCTACTCAAATTGTCTTTTTGGAGCACTTGCTCCTCGCGTTGTTTTCCATTCCGGTACTCATTTGGAAACGCCATGAACTCAAGCGACTCAATGTCGGTGACTGGATTGCTGTCTTGTTTATCGCCTGGGGCGGATCGGCTTTGGCGTCGATTTTGTTCGCCGTTGGGTTGCAACACGGGAATGCGAATGTCGTACTCGTGTTGCAGAAGTTGCAGCCTGTGTTCGCCGTGTTGCTGGCGGCCTCGGTGCTCAAGGAGCGCGTTTCTCGTGGATACTGGTTGCTGTTGATCGCTGCACTCATCGGCGCTTATCTACTCACGTTTGGATTTGGGCCTGTGACGGGCATTGGTGCTGCAGGTCGGATGGTTGGCGCACTCTGCGCGTTGGGGGCTGCGATGTTGTGGGGCGGATCCACTGCGATGGGCAAGCGGTTGGTCGGCAAGGTGTCGTTTTCCACGGTGACGGCACTCAGATTTGCTGCGGCATTGCCATTTTTGTTTGTGATTGTCGAGTGTGAGCGCCCGGATTGGGCGTCGCTTGGGGTTGCGCTGACGCTGTGGCCAGTCATTGCGAATCTGCTGTTCCAAACGATTGTTCCGAGCCTACTCAGCCTATTGATTTATTACAAAGGCCTGAACGGCGTCAAAGCGTCGCACGCGACCATTGCGGAACTCGCTTTTCCTGCGACAGGCTTGTTGCTGAACTGGCTCGTTCTTCACCAGACCATCACGGCTGGCCAGTGGGTCGGCTTTGCGGTCATTTGGCTCGCCGTGTTTCAAATGTCGCGCCTGCCCAAAGATAAGATGCGAAGTTCCATGGGTGGATCTATCCAAGCCTCGTTATAA
- a CDS encoding 2-oxoglutarate dehydrogenase E1 component, producing the protein MEHEHPSETQSFWQQFFGPNFGYILELYESYRENPESVSADTRALFEAYGDPNTALFVAGGQATPSGQSTLSVAPERIAKAVEFARNIRVYGHLAAATDPLHPKSDSIPQLEPSTYGITEAELSPLPASVVLRNAPAGVKTARDAIDALRRAYCDRHGYEFSHLTNEAEIAWLQEQVESGRLMTPLSADEKKKLYTSLARTELFEKFMHRRFVGQKRFSVEGVDALVPMIQSLSDEALNQGINSVVIGMAHRGRLNVLAHVAHKPYETIFSEFHAGNNFASEEEMREYEAGWGGDVKYHQGWRHEFRKADGSLARIIVANNPSHLEVANPVVEGIARAAQEDRTNPGVPQQDVEKAIPVLVHGDAAFPGEGVVTETLNFSQIPGYYTGGTVHIIANNHVGFTADPEQGRSTRYASDIVKGYEIPVVHVSADDPEACIAAIRLAFLYRETFHKDFLIDLIGYRRWGHNETDDPSMTQPVLYSKINQHPTIKTLYGQQLQAQGVMSAEDVASVDEEINRDLMAAFEKLPNIHHSAPITDFSAPVVEVPKVSLDTLRDINRALLDTPEDFTTYPKLKRILDRRIDAIDNGDIDWAHAESLAFATILQSGTPIRLTGQDSERGTFGQRHLVLHDANNGQKYTPLQHLPGAKASFIVYNSPLSETSVMGFEYGYNVEAPETLVLWEAQFGDFANVAQPIIDQFIAAGRAKWAESSGLVLLLPHGYEGQASEHSSARVERFLQLAAKNNMFIANVTTSAQYFHLLRLQAARLGHNARPLVVMTPKSLLRNVRAASKAIHLAEGQFQTVLHTPSQDAKKVTRLVLSSGKVGVDLTTEIDKREGDFSWLATARVEQLYPFPAERIQEIFAQYENLREVVWLQEEPQNAGAWSFVVTRLMSILPANAALHYVGRPEQAFPAEGSPDVHNAEQAHILDVALSRQTL; encoded by the coding sequence ATGGAGCATGAACACCCATCAGAAACCCAATCGTTTTGGCAACAGTTTTTTGGGCCGAACTTTGGGTACATCCTCGAACTGTATGAATCTTATCGCGAGAACCCGGAGTCGGTGAGTGCCGACACCCGTGCGCTTTTTGAGGCGTATGGTGATCCAAACACGGCTTTGTTTGTCGCAGGGGGGCAAGCTACGCCATCCGGACAGTCTACGCTCTCCGTGGCGCCTGAGCGCATCGCGAAGGCTGTTGAATTCGCTCGTAATATCCGCGTCTATGGCCATCTCGCAGCTGCCACAGACCCACTCCACCCAAAATCGGACTCCATTCCTCAACTTGAACCATCCACCTATGGCATTACGGAAGCTGAATTAAGTCCACTGCCCGCAAGTGTTGTGCTTCGCAACGCGCCTGCAGGTGTCAAGACTGCGCGTGATGCGATTGACGCGTTGCGCCGGGCGTACTGTGATCGCCATGGCTATGAGTTCAGTCACTTGACGAATGAAGCGGAAATCGCGTGGTTACAGGAACAGGTGGAGAGCGGGCGCCTGATGACGCCACTGTCTGCGGACGAGAAGAAGAAGCTGTATACCAGTCTCGCGCGCACCGAGTTGTTTGAAAAGTTTATGCACCGGCGGTTTGTCGGACAAAAGCGGTTCTCGGTTGAGGGGGTAGACGCCCTTGTCCCGATGATTCAGTCGCTTTCGGATGAAGCGCTCAACCAGGGCATTAACAGTGTCGTCATCGGGATGGCTCACCGCGGCCGCTTGAATGTCTTGGCACATGTTGCGCACAAGCCATACGAAACCATTTTCTCCGAGTTCCACGCTGGCAACAATTTCGCCAGTGAAGAGGAGATGCGCGAGTATGAAGCCGGCTGGGGCGGCGACGTCAAGTATCATCAGGGCTGGCGTCATGAATTCCGCAAGGCCGATGGCAGCCTGGCTCGCATCATTGTCGCGAATAACCCAAGTCACTTGGAAGTGGCAAACCCGGTGGTCGAAGGGATTGCGCGCGCGGCGCAAGAAGATCGGACAAACCCAGGTGTGCCGCAGCAAGATGTGGAAAAGGCGATTCCTGTTCTCGTCCATGGCGACGCCGCGTTCCCTGGCGAGGGCGTTGTGACGGAGACGCTCAACTTCTCGCAGATTCCGGGGTATTACACGGGAGGAACCGTCCACATTATCGCCAACAACCACGTTGGCTTTACGGCGGATCCTGAGCAAGGTAGATCTACGCGGTACGCGAGTGATATCGTCAAGGGTTACGAGATACCGGTTGTTCACGTTTCGGCGGATGATCCAGAAGCGTGCATCGCCGCGATTCGCCTGGCGTTTTTGTATCGTGAAACGTTCCACAAGGATTTTCTCATTGATTTGATTGGCTATCGTCGCTGGGGGCACAACGAGACCGACGACCCGAGCATGACGCAGCCTGTGCTATACAGCAAAATTAATCAACACCCCACGATTAAAACGTTGTATGGACAACAGTTGCAAGCGCAGGGTGTTATGAGTGCAGAAGACGTTGCAAGTGTGGATGAAGAGATTAATCGAGATTTGATGGCGGCTTTTGAAAAACTGCCGAACATCCACCATTCTGCTCCTATCACTGATTTTTCGGCGCCTGTGGTGGAAGTTCCGAAGGTCAGCTTGGATACGTTACGCGACATCAACCGCGCATTGTTGGATACGCCGGAGGACTTTACGACGTACCCCAAGTTAAAGCGGATTCTTGATCGCCGTATTGATGCGATCGACAACGGAGATATCGATTGGGCACACGCCGAATCCCTGGCCTTTGCCACAATCCTTCAGTCGGGCACCCCGATTCGCCTGACAGGGCAGGATTCGGAACGCGGTACGTTCGGACAACGGCATTTAGTACTGCACGACGCCAACAACGGGCAAAAGTACACGCCGTTACAACACTTGCCTGGCGCGAAGGCGAGTTTCATCGTCTACAACAGCCCGCTGTCGGAAACGAGCGTCATGGGCTTTGAATACGGCTATAACGTCGAGGCGCCAGAGACGCTCGTCCTGTGGGAAGCTCAATTCGGCGATTTCGCGAACGTCGCGCAACCAATTATTGACCAGTTTATCGCGGCTGGCCGTGCGAAGTGGGCCGAATCGTCTGGCCTCGTCCTGTTGCTTCCACACGGTTACGAGGGGCAGGCATCCGAACACTCGAGCGCGCGTGTTGAGCGATTCTTGCAATTGGCGGCGAAAAACAACATGTTTATCGCGAACGTGACCACCTCTGCTCAGTATTTCCACCTGCTGCGATTGCAGGCTGCACGGTTGGGCCACAATGCCCGTCCATTGGTGGTCATGACACCAAAGAGTTTGCTGCGCAATGTGCGGGCGGCATCGAAGGCAATCCATCTCGCTGAGGGCCAGTTCCAGACGGTTCTGCACACGCCTTCGCAAGATGCAAAAAAAGTTACGCGTCTTGTCCTCTCGAGCGGTAAAGTAGGTGTAGACTTAACGACAGAGATAGACAAGCGCGAAGGCGATTTCTCTTGGCTGGCAACGGCGCGAGTGGAGCAACTTTATCCGTTCCCTGCTGAACGCATTCAGGAGATTTTCGCACAGTACGAGAATTTGCGCGAAGTCGTATGGCTGCAGGAGGAACCGCAGAACGCAGGTGCTTGGTCATTTGTGGTGACGCGGTTGATGTCCATCCTGCCTGCAAATGCAGCCTTGCATTACGTCGGCCGTCCGGAACAGGCCTTCCCTGCAGAAGGTTCACCAGACGTGCACAACGCAGAACAGGCGCACATCCTGGATGTCGCTCTATCACGGCAGACGCTTTGA